From the genome of Labrus mixtus chromosome 17, fLabMix1.1, whole genome shotgun sequence:
ATGTCACTGTACCAGAGTTTTTAACTTTCATACCAGTGATGCCTGGTGCATTATTCTCCAGGCGGGAATTAGTAGTGTGTTAATAaagttaatataaaaaaatgtgagcATGACAGACAGTGTCAGTTGTCTAATCAAATTAGAGGAAAATGACGTAAGAACAAAACCAATTCACGGCCTATGAAAGTGGGAGGGTCTGGATCCTCGAGAGATGACCCCTGTGGGAAACttgagacaaaacaaaagagagggaAGCCTCAGATCACCTGACTGGCAAAAGTTTAAAGACTTACCAGGAAGTTTATGTACTTACAGAGAAGTTAACCAGTACGACTGACAGGTGGAGACTGACACCAGGCACACAGAACGTGTTATCaaattaatttatgtttaacatgtttaaggAGATTTTCTTCACTCCATGTTTTGCGCCCATTATAACAAACTGCtaatgttaaaggagcaatatgtaaatCTGACACCTAGcatttaaaacgggtactgaagtccaaattcaaaacatagaAGAGTGCtgcctcctccctagagtcaatATGCATGCAGGTTGTCATGTTGCGTACACTGAAGCTTCACTTTTATCTCCTTTATCTCTTCTCCAATATTTATCATAGATTCATCATGTTTCTGATTGTGCAGCTTATATGTAAAAAAGGTTGGGTAGAATCacttatatctgaaccagttcgcttgctTCTTCAGCGATGCAATACCTGTcggtttgccgtttgcctggcaacCCGAGAGGCCTCTATAATGGCCGTGTGGGGGTACATGAAAACCTCctacttctctggtccaaacaaatccagagcattcaggagcagaatctaaagttagaaggaggacatactggctgctgcactgttgtcagagaagccagcacttcaacatagcatgtttccttaatgtctgatcatatagtaaggtcactttatcattcaattcttcagtagatatcttacatattggacctttaaataagTCTGTTTAGAAATCAAATTATATCTCTTTTTCgaccaaaacaacaagaatacaaaaaacaacaaaaaagtcctTGGTGCACAATATTGAgcagtttcttgtttttcattaccAGAAAATGCAAGGGAACTCCAGTCTTGGAAATTGTCTAACTTGGACAACTTGTTGTCTAACTTGTTGTCCAAGACCAATTTCCAtcaggggacaataaagtgtatcctTACAATCCTTAAATCCTTACTAATGCAAGGCAGGGAAGTTTATTTATATGGCACATTTCAGCATTACTTAGGCAATGTTTCCAAATgctgccaatgtatttgtgacCAAGGTCACCAAAACCCTTAACCATTTCCACTTATCTGTACAGatctgaattgttttttttacaaacactaCCAGCTTCTCACATTTGCAATCCTTTATCTTTTATGTAGCTGCAAATCCTCCGGGACAGAGAACATTTGTCTTAATTAGACAAGGAATGACTTGGACGGATGCCCGGGAATACTGCAGAAATCACCACACAGACCTGGCTATGATGCAGACTGAACCGGAAGCTCGAGATCTGGGGACAGTAAAAGGTCCTCATCAAGTTTGGATTGGTATGTACCGAGAACCATGGAGCTGGTCCGACAACAGAAACAGCTCCTTCAAAAACTGGAGAAACGGACAGCCAAATAACTACTTGGCTGTCCAGTACTGTGTGTCCCGTAATCCGGATTACACATGGAGGGACAATGATTGTTCAGTGAAGCTTCCCTTCTGGTGCCAAAcaggtgaaaaaataaataattttcattaacacttttctgttgtttatctTGCCAGTCAAAAATATtcttttgttggtttgtttgcatgtttctcGGACTGACCAGTccccaaaaagaaaatctacaaGTTGAAGATGAAGATTAAGACTAATGTTGACCTCTCCAATCCCGCTTTAAACACCCAGCTCCTACAAAAGGTAAACTCCACCCACATAGTTGTTTTCCATTCAAAGTCTCTGTGATAAAAGCAGAACTGCAGATGTGAATACTTGTAGAAATCATTTGTGCCTCTCCAGAAGGTGCTTCATTGACGTAGCCTACATTTCCAGCGCTGAAATTGCACTTCCTGGtgtattttaaaagtaactGGCAATATTTGGAAGAAACAAATACTAGAGAGAATGGCTTATGTGACTTCATGATGTATGAAATCATCAGAACAATGTTTTTACAGACAGACTGTATTAAACTTGGTAatagtctctgtgatgtcattggtttctgaagagaccAGAAGAAGCTCATAATCGGTGTCGTCATATTGGAGAGGCTATCCCTCCAAAACTgttggtgctttcacacatgcacaaaactcctgaaaacgtcCTGAAGTTTTCGGagcgagctgcatgtgtgaaagcaaacagtaCCCGCAGACAGCATTTCCTGCACGGCGACCGCCATCgattccaaagccccctgcagtaactgatgggtgacgtcactcaggcttcatacTTTAATATTGACAGTCTATGACATCCACCCTGCAggccaaatatggtcacttttggtcggaaaaaaaacaagattgtaTTATGTTGTGCTTTATGAAAGAAGATTCTCAAATCAGTAACTTTGTTCACAGCTAGGTGAAGTGATGTCTGAGAAGGACCTGGCTAACGTAAAACTGCGGTGGAGTATTCAACCCagaaaacaagaggaagaggaagacaagaacGAATGCCCTGCAAATTGATGGCAGGTGatgaaggtttttgtttttgtttgaaattcTTGCTGACCACAAgaatttcaaacaaaatgtcCAGGGGTTGTTCAAAGAAAGTTTTCTCCCATTGTCCATCATAACTATCTATCCTAGAGATAAATTGCATGACGAGCTTCTGCAATTGTCGCT
Proteins encoded in this window:
- the LOC132992582 gene encoding C-type lectin-like, with amino-acid sequence MTWTDAREYCRNHHTDLAMMQTEPEARDLGTVKGPHQVWIGMYREPWSWSDNRNSSFKNWRNGQPNNYLAVQYCVSRNPDYTWRDNDCSVKLPFWCQTVPKKKIYKLKMKIKTNVDLSNPALNTQLLQKLGEVMSEKDLANVKLRWSIQPRKQEEEEDKNECPAN